One Paraburkholderia phytofirmans OLGA172 genomic window carries:
- the argA gene encoding amino-acid N-acetyltransferase, whose product MNSQTDLVPAPASVPAPAGATEGLAQHAQFVDWMRSVAPYIHAFRNKTFVVGFGGEVVHQGLLNALVSDIALLQAMGIQIVLVHGSRPQVEEQMSLHGVESEFSHGMRITDARALESAKEAAGEVRLDIEAAISQGLPNTPMAHAHISVVSGNFVTARPVGILDGVDFAHTGVVRKIDADSIRHSLASRKLVLLSPLGFSPTGEAFNLSMEDVASAAAIALRADKIVFLTETPGLMETGEDGPELIRELSLDDAYKLHESGEVTGDAGFYLKHSIRACRGGVARAHIIPYALDGSLLLELFLHDGVGTMISYENLESLREATPDDVGGILSLIEPLESDGTLVRRGRHQIERDIDHFSVIEHDGVLFGCAALYPYPQERIGEMACLTVAPEAQGTGDGERLLKRIEQRARARGLTRIFVLTTRTEHWFLKRGFVKVTVDDLPEDRRRLYNWQRKSLVLMKQL is encoded by the coding sequence ATGAATTCCCAAACCGACCTCGTCCCCGCGCCCGCGAGCGTTCCGGCCCCCGCCGGCGCAACGGAAGGCCTCGCCCAGCACGCGCAATTTGTCGACTGGATGCGTTCAGTCGCCCCTTACATCCATGCGTTCCGTAACAAGACGTTCGTCGTCGGTTTCGGCGGCGAGGTGGTGCATCAGGGGCTCCTGAATGCGCTCGTGTCCGATATCGCGCTGCTGCAGGCCATGGGCATCCAGATCGTGCTGGTGCACGGCTCGCGGCCGCAGGTCGAAGAGCAGATGAGCCTGCACGGCGTGGAATCCGAGTTCTCGCACGGCATGCGCATTACCGACGCGCGCGCGTTGGAGTCCGCGAAAGAAGCGGCCGGCGAAGTGCGGCTGGATATCGAGGCGGCGATCAGCCAGGGCTTGCCGAACACGCCGATGGCGCACGCGCACATCAGCGTGGTGTCGGGCAACTTTGTGACGGCGCGCCCGGTCGGCATTCTGGACGGCGTCGATTTCGCCCACACCGGCGTGGTGCGCAAGATCGACGCGGATTCGATCCGCCATTCGCTCGCAAGCCGCAAGCTGGTGCTGCTGTCGCCGCTCGGCTTCTCGCCCACCGGCGAGGCCTTCAATCTGTCGATGGAAGACGTCGCCTCGGCGGCGGCCATCGCACTGCGCGCCGACAAAATCGTGTTCCTGACCGAGACGCCGGGCCTGATGGAGACCGGTGAAGACGGGCCGGAACTGATTCGCGAACTGTCGCTCGACGACGCCTACAAGCTGCATGAAAGCGGCGAAGTCACCGGCGACGCGGGTTTCTATCTGAAGCATTCGATCCGCGCCTGCCGCGGCGGCGTGGCGCGGGCGCACATCATCCCCTACGCGCTCGACGGCAGCCTGCTGCTCGAACTGTTCCTGCACGACGGCGTGGGCACGATGATCTCGTACGAGAACCTCGAAAGCCTGCGCGAAGCGACGCCGGACGACGTCGGCGGCATTCTCTCGCTGATCGAACCGCTCGAATCCGACGGCACGCTGGTGCGGCGCGGCCGCCATCAGATCGAACGCGACATCGACCATTTCTCGGTGATCGAGCACGATGGCGTGCTGTTCGGCTGTGCGGCGCTGTATCCGTATCCGCAGGAGCGCATCGGCGAAATGGCGTGCCTCACGGTCGCGCCCGAAGCGCAAGGCACCGGCGACGGCGAGCGCCTGCTCAAGCGCATCGAACAACGCGCCCGGGCGCGCGGCCTCACGCGGATTTTCGTGCTCACCACGCGCACCGAACACTGGTTCTTGAAGCGCGGCTTCGTCAAGGTCACGGTCGACGACCTGCCGGAAGACCGCCGCCGACTCTATAACTGGCAGCGCAAGTCGCTCGTGCTGATGAAACAGCTCTGA
- the hrpA gene encoding ATP-dependent RNA helicase HrpA: MSNVPKSPATANENAAPAADQANAGDAQRRNAQDANRNTPPAARESLRSADDARVSAQKKNQPQGARREAGAQAPKAAHEGRKPTPQGDAARSQPTSGGVEKPARRDDGRGQSALHGQRQQQGDERRAQSENTRAPNQPKRGDGRANQQSGAPAQKSPQAGDAQNGQPRREPRSPRVQRVVEPNPIPPITFPEALPVSGRREEIARAISQNQVVIVCGETGSGKTTQLPKICLELGRGLGAGGTGLIGHTQPRRIAASATGRRIAEELGTPFGEVVGYKVRFTDNLSPGASVKLMTDGILLAETQTDPLLKAYDTLIIDEAHERSLNIDFLLGYLKEILVKRPDLKLIVTSATIDADRFARHFGSDDKPAPVIEVSGRLYPVEVRYRPVAEDSPAVKAAEGSSASSSRERPKTQRETDRDLMEAIVDAVDELCREGPGDVLVFLPGEREIRDAAEALRKHHPPHTEILPLFARLSAAEQERVFRTSNARRIVLATNVAETSLTVPGIRYVVDTGLARVKRYSYRNKVEQLQVESISQAAANQRAGRCGRVADGVCIRLYEESDYQGRVRFTDPEILRSSLASVILRMKSLHLTAIETFPFIEPPPGRAIADGYQLLNELGAVDDDNQLTPLGRELARLPLDPRVGRMILAARDQQALKEVLIIASALSVQDPRDRPIEAQEQADQAHRRFADERSEFLQWLKIWNWFEEAIAHKKSNRQLQDECRKNFLSQLRLREWRDVHSQLLTVVREHGWRLNEAEATFEQIHLALLTGLLGNIGLKADDEPYFLGARSIKFYLWPGSALVKKAGKWVMAAELVETSRLYARCIAKIEPEWIEKIGEHLLKKSLSEPHWEKRAAQVSAFERAMLYGLPIYHRRRVSFGKQDPARARELFIRGALVEGEFDTKLAFFAHNRKLLADIEQLEHKSRRQDVLVDDELIFGFYDQALPQGIYTGASFERWYRDEVKKSGQPEEKLRLLYLSRDDLMRHEAAGVTTDLFPKRMTMAGVEMALTYHFEPGSPRDGVTLAVPLYALNQVDARRCEWLVPGMLKEKTQLLLKSLPQKLRRHCVPLPEFAAGFVERQGGPRFGAGGLLESLIADIREQTQVAMKQSDFKLETLTPHLFMNFKVIDEHGRQLAMGRNLSQLRAELGGQAQQHFQKIASGAAGAALADAGGGGGVAAGAQASGTSGAASGAASRGKGAAAPGPLAAAQDGAQGTALYEKLTTWNFGKLPELLEIRRGGQTLFGYPALVDRGTHCDVEVFDSPDEAARIHRAGLRRLFALQLKEPIKYLEKNLPGLREMAMQFMPRGTQEELRDQLIDTALDRACLQDPLPADDVSFHTRRDEGRSRLTLLAQEIARLVGQILSEYATVTKKLAQAKAFAAAHADMQNQLDQLIGKRFVVDTPYTQLAHFPRYLKGIALRIDKLKADSARDARQFAEFHPLLQNYQRALAQRGGVLDTRLSEFRWLLEELRISLFAQELRTPMPVSVKRLYKVWESMQR, from the coding sequence ATGTCGAATGTACCCAAAAGTCCCGCTACGGCGAACGAGAATGCGGCGCCGGCCGCCGATCAGGCGAACGCCGGCGACGCGCAGCGCCGCAATGCGCAGGACGCTAACCGCAACACGCCACCGGCCGCGCGTGAGTCCCTGCGCTCCGCGGATGACGCGCGCGTGTCCGCACAGAAAAAAAACCAGCCACAGGGCGCGCGCCGCGAAGCGGGCGCGCAGGCGCCGAAAGCTGCGCATGAAGGGCGGAAGCCCACCCCACAGGGCGACGCTGCGCGCAGCCAGCCGACTTCCGGCGGCGTGGAGAAGCCCGCGCGCCGCGACGATGGACGCGGGCAGAGCGCGCTTCACGGCCAACGCCAGCAGCAGGGCGATGAACGGCGCGCGCAGTCCGAAAACACGCGGGCTCCAAATCAGCCGAAGCGTGGCGACGGACGTGCCAATCAGCAAAGCGGTGCACCCGCGCAAAAATCGCCGCAAGCAGGCGATGCTCAAAACGGCCAGCCCCGTCGCGAGCCCCGTTCGCCGCGCGTTCAGCGCGTCGTCGAGCCAAATCCGATTCCGCCGATTACTTTCCCTGAAGCGCTGCCGGTCTCGGGCCGCCGCGAGGAGATTGCGCGCGCCATCTCGCAGAATCAGGTCGTGATCGTCTGCGGCGAGACTGGCTCCGGTAAAACGACCCAGCTGCCGAAAATCTGCCTCGAACTCGGGCGCGGTCTCGGCGCGGGCGGCACCGGCCTGATCGGCCACACGCAGCCGCGCCGGATTGCGGCATCGGCGACGGGCCGCCGGATCGCCGAAGAACTCGGCACGCCGTTCGGCGAAGTGGTCGGCTACAAGGTGCGGTTTACCGACAATCTTTCGCCGGGCGCGTCGGTCAAGTTGATGACCGACGGCATTCTGCTCGCCGAAACGCAGACCGATCCGCTGCTCAAAGCCTACGACACGCTGATCATCGACGAAGCGCACGAGCGCAGCCTGAACATCGATTTTCTGCTGGGTTATCTGAAAGAAATCCTCGTCAAGCGCCCCGATCTGAAGCTGATCGTGACCTCGGCGACGATCGACGCGGATCGCTTCGCACGCCATTTCGGCAGCGACGACAAACCCGCGCCGGTGATCGAAGTGAGCGGGCGTCTCTATCCGGTCGAGGTGCGCTATCGGCCGGTCGCGGAGGACAGCCCGGCAGTGAAGGCGGCGGAGGGGTCTTCCGCATCGTCTTCGCGTGAAAGGCCGAAGACCCAGCGCGAAACGGATCGCGATCTGATGGAAGCGATCGTCGACGCAGTCGACGAACTGTGCCGCGAAGGCCCCGGCGACGTGCTGGTGTTCCTGCCCGGCGAGCGCGAGATTCGCGATGCCGCCGAAGCGCTGCGCAAGCACCATCCGCCGCATACGGAAATTTTGCCGCTGTTCGCGCGTTTGTCCGCGGCCGAACAGGAACGCGTGTTCCGCACCTCGAACGCGCGCCGCATCGTGCTCGCGACCAACGTCGCCGAAACCTCGCTGACCGTGCCGGGAATTCGCTATGTGGTCGATACGGGCTTGGCGCGCGTGAAGCGCTACTCGTATCGCAACAAGGTCGAGCAGTTGCAGGTCGAGTCGATCTCGCAGGCCGCCGCCAATCAGCGGGCAGGGCGCTGCGGCCGCGTCGCCGATGGCGTGTGTATCCGTTTGTATGAGGAAAGCGACTACCAGGGCCGCGTGCGCTTCACCGATCCGGAGATTTTGCGTTCGTCGCTGGCGTCGGTGATTTTGCGCATGAAGTCGCTGCATCTGACGGCGATCGAAACCTTCCCGTTCATCGAGCCGCCGCCGGGCCGCGCCATCGCCGACGGTTATCAATTGCTCAACGAACTGGGCGCCGTTGACGACGACAACCAGCTCACGCCGCTCGGCCGCGAACTCGCGCGCTTGCCGCTCGATCCGCGCGTCGGCCGGATGATTCTTGCCGCGCGCGATCAGCAGGCGTTGAAGGAAGTGCTGATCATTGCCAGCGCATTGTCGGTGCAGGACCCGCGCGACCGGCCGATCGAAGCGCAGGAGCAGGCCGACCAGGCGCATCGCCGGTTCGCCGACGAGCGTTCCGAGTTCCTGCAATGGCTGAAGATCTGGAACTGGTTCGAAGAAGCGATCGCGCACAAGAAGTCGAACCGGCAATTGCAGGACGAGTGCCGCAAAAACTTCCTGTCGCAACTGCGCCTGCGCGAATGGCGCGACGTGCACTCGCAACTGCTGACGGTGGTGCGCGAACACGGCTGGCGTCTGAACGAGGCCGAGGCGACCTTCGAGCAGATTCACCTCGCGTTGTTGACTGGCCTGCTCGGCAACATCGGCCTGAAAGCCGACGACGAACCGTATTTCCTCGGCGCGCGCAGCATCAAGTTCTACCTCTGGCCTGGCTCGGCGCTGGTGAAGAAGGCCGGGAAGTGGGTGATGGCCGCGGAACTGGTCGAGACGAGCCGTCTTTACGCACGCTGCATCGCGAAGATCGAGCCGGAATGGATCGAGAAGATCGGCGAGCATTTGCTGAAAAAGTCGTTGTCCGAGCCGCATTGGGAAAAGCGCGCGGCGCAGGTGTCGGCGTTCGAGCGCGCGATGCTGTACGGCTTGCCGATCTATCACCGGCGCCGCGTGAGCTTTGGCAAACAGGACCCGGCGCGGGCGCGCGAGCTGTTCATTCGCGGCGCGTTGGTGGAAGGCGAATTCGATACGAAGCTCGCGTTCTTCGCGCACAACCGCAAGCTGCTCGCCGATATCGAGCAACTGGAACACAAGTCGCGCCGCCAGGACGTGCTGGTCGACGACGAGCTGATTTTCGGCTTTTACGATCAGGCGTTGCCGCAAGGTATTTACACTGGTGCGTCGTTCGAGCGCTGGTATCGCGACGAAGTGAAAAAGAGCGGTCAGCCGGAAGAGAAGCTGCGTCTGTTGTATCTGTCGCGTGACGATCTGATGCGGCACGAAGCAGCCGGCGTCACGACCGACCTGTTCCCGAAGCGGATGACGATGGCGGGCGTCGAGATGGCGCTCACGTATCACTTCGAGCCCGGTTCCCCGCGTGACGGCGTGACGCTTGCGGTGCCGCTGTATGCGTTGAATCAGGTCGACGCGCGACGCTGCGAATGGCTCGTGCCCGGCATGCTGAAAGAGAAAACGCAACTTTTGCTGAAATCGTTGCCGCAGAAGTTGCGGCGCCATTGCGTGCCGCTGCCCGAGTTCGCGGCGGGTTTCGTCGAGCGGCAGGGTGGTCCGCGCTTCGGCGCGGGCGGGTTGCTCGAATCGCTGATTGCGGACATTCGCGAGCAGACCCAGGTCGCGATGAAGCAATCGGACTTCAAACTCGAGACGCTGACGCCGCATCTGTTCATGAACTTCAAGGTCATCGACGAGCATGGCCGGCAGCTCGCGATGGGCCGCAACCTGTCGCAGCTGCGCGCTGAACTCGGCGGCCAGGCGCAGCAGCATTTTCAGAAGATTGCGTCCGGTGCGGCCGGGGCGGCGTTGGCGGATGCGGGCGGCGGTGGCGGCGTGGCCGCGGGCGCGCAAGCGAGCGGAACATCCGGCGCGGCGAGCGGTGCGGCGTCGCGAGGCAAGGGTGCGGCTGCGCCCGGTCCGCTTGCCGCGGCGCAAGACGGCGCGCAAGGCACCGCACTGTACGAAAAGCTGACGACATGGAATTTCGGCAAGCTCCCCGAGTTGCTCGAAATTCGCCGTGGCGGGCAGACGTTGTTCGGCTATCCGGCGCTGGTGGATCGCGGCACGCATTGCGACGTCGAGGTATTCGATTCACCGGACGAAGCCGCGCGTATCCATCGCGCGGGGTTGCGCCGGTTGTTCGCGTTGCAGCTGAAGGAGCCGATCAAGTATCTGGAGAAGAATCTGCCGGGTCTGCGTGAAATGGCCATGCAGTTCATGCCGCGCGGGACCCAGGAGGAACTGCGCGATCAACTGATCGACACCGCGCTCGACCGCGCCTGCCTGCAAGACCCGCTGCCGGCCGATGACGTCAGTTTCCATACGCGTCGCGACGAAGGGCGCAGCCGGCTGACGTTGTTGGCCCAGGAAATCGCCCGGCTGGTGGGGCAGATTCTCAGCGAATACGCGACGGTGACGAAAAAGCTGGCGCAGGCGAAGGCGTTCGCCGCTGCGCATGCGGACATGCAGAATCAACTCGATCAGCTGATCGGCAAACGCTTCGTGGTCGATACGCCCTATACGCAGCTGGCGCATTTTCCGCGCTATCTGAAGGGGATTGCGTTGCGCATCGACAAGCTGAAGGCGGACTCCGCACGCGACGCACGGCAGTTCGCCGAATTCCATCCGCTGTTGCAGAACTACCAGCGTGCGCTCGCGCAACGTGGTGGCGTGCTGGACACGCGCCTGTCGGAATTCCGCTGGTTGCTCGAGGAGCTGCGCATTTCGCTGTTCGCGCAGGAGTTGCGTACGCCCATGCCGGTATCGGTGAAGCGTCTCTACAAGGTCTGGGAATCGATGCAGCGCTGA
- a CDS encoding metallophosphoesterase family protein, which yields MTSRAQSSPATRIGLISDTHNLVRPEVLQYLAGCDAIIHAGDICNQAVLDALAQIAPVTAVRGNNDIDEPAASLPTHVKLTVQQVTILVAHDIADVGGDPRSEGIDVVVTGHSHKPAISERDGVLFVNPGSAGPRRFKLPISAGLLIVEGAHASATFDSLVT from the coding sequence ATGACTTCGCGCGCCCAGAGCTCCCCAGCCACCCGAATCGGTTTGATCTCCGACACGCACAACCTCGTGCGCCCCGAAGTCCTGCAGTACCTCGCGGGCTGCGACGCGATCATCCACGCGGGCGATATTTGCAATCAGGCGGTGCTCGATGCACTCGCACAGATCGCGCCGGTCACCGCTGTGCGCGGCAATAACGATATCGACGAGCCAGCCGCCTCGCTGCCGACGCACGTCAAGCTGACCGTGCAGCAGGTGACGATCCTCGTCGCGCATGACATCGCCGACGTGGGGGGCGATCCGCGCAGCGAGGGCATCGACGTGGTCGTGACGGGGCACTCGCACAAGCCCGCGATCAGCGAGCGCGACGGAGTGCTGTTCGTCAATCCAGGCAGCGCAGGGCCAAGGCGTTTCAAGTTGCCGATTTCCGCCGGTCTGCTGATCGTTGAAGGGGCGCACGCCAGCGCAACGTTCGATTCTCTGGTGACATAA
- a CDS encoding YadA-like family protein — MNKIYKSVWCEATGTWVATSETTRSKTKRGTSRKLAMAQVVLAGAALVGSVSAAYADPASANHYFSVSGLADGSDDALAVDGMNSIAAGPTATAAALDSIAIGNSARALNSETIALGTNTAATGASSVAVGFQSKAAAANSVAFGENAFVTKTATDSVAIGSAATATAVNSVALGAKSTTTADLTASGEKFGAADSDIAGLTAHGEVSVGSASNERRLTNVAAGAADTDAVNVSQLKAVDNKIATATANSVQYDTTPADKSSVTLAGPASTDGGVTGGTTITNVHQGTVSATSTDAVNGAQLYSIAGDTSSNYIQENGSGVKYVRTNDSTLTPGDAHATASGASAVGYNAQANGVNSVAIGYQGIASAAGAVAVGAGSWAQSENSVAMGADSQAIGSQAGAFGTNAYAFGAGSVALGANAAANSDNSVALGQDSVADRTNAVSVGSSAMQRQITNVADGTAGTDAVNVRQLQAAITAATAGEMRYFQANGANDGTDDAAATGLRAVAMGPAASASGTNAFAGGNAAYASGDNSVAIGNQAEANGDGSVAIGAKAVAGHDPLSTGGENIAGATAIGASAQALATNATALGNMAAVTADNAVALGQGSIADRANTVSVGSVNSERQITNVAAGTADTDAVNVAQLKEASAQTAAKLDGAVMYDTNADGSVNKNSVTLGGDAASGGTVIHNVGEGVDSTDAVNLGQLNAAISSAVQNITVNPNVPFFSADGNTDTEAAQASGTHSVAMGANANATGTNAIAMGANSIASGNNATALGAAANASADNSVALGQGSVADRANTVSVGAAGQERQITNVAAGVQGTDAVNVNQLQQSMSGAVGQANSYTDDKIRSARRDSYGGTASALAAAGLPQAVLPGHGMVAIAGGTYGGQSAMAIGVSQLSETGKWVYKVQGTTDSRGQFGASVGAGMHW; from the coding sequence GGCGGGGGCGGCGTTGGTGGGGAGCGTTTCGGCTGCCTACGCGGATCCGGCGTCGGCCAATCATTATTTCAGCGTCAGCGGACTAGCCGATGGGTCAGACGACGCCCTTGCGGTCGATGGCATGAACTCCATCGCCGCCGGCCCTACAGCCACAGCCGCCGCCCTCGATTCGATAGCGATTGGCAACTCAGCTCGTGCGTTGAACAGCGAAACCATTGCGCTCGGCACTAACACTGCAGCGACCGGAGCCAGTTCGGTGGCAGTCGGGTTCCAGAGTAAAGCCGCGGCAGCCAACAGCGTCGCGTTTGGCGAGAACGCATTCGTTACAAAGACCGCTACCGACAGCGTCGCCATAGGTTCGGCCGCTACGGCGACCGCAGTCAATAGCGTTGCATTAGGCGCAAAGTCCACCACGACTGCCGACCTAACCGCATCGGGCGAAAAATTCGGCGCCGCCGATTCAGACATCGCTGGCCTTACGGCTCATGGCGAGGTGTCGGTCGGCTCGGCGAGCAATGAACGGCGCCTGACCAACGTCGCCGCTGGCGCAGCGGACACCGACGCCGTCAACGTGAGCCAACTCAAAGCCGTCGACAACAAAATCGCAACGGCCACGGCAAATAGCGTCCAGTACGACACAACGCCTGCCGACAAGAGCAGCGTGACGCTCGCCGGTCCGGCATCAACGGACGGCGGCGTAACCGGCGGCACAACGATAACGAACGTGCATCAAGGCACGGTTTCCGCCACCAGCACCGACGCTGTGAATGGCGCGCAACTCTACTCTATCGCTGGCGACACCAGCAGCAACTACATCCAGGAAAACGGTAGCGGCGTCAAATACGTCCGCACGAACGACAGCACCCTGACGCCGGGCGACGCCCACGCAACAGCATCCGGCGCTTCGGCCGTGGGCTACAACGCGCAAGCGAACGGCGTGAATTCGGTTGCAATCGGCTACCAGGGCATTGCATCGGCGGCTGGCGCCGTCGCCGTCGGCGCTGGGTCGTGGGCGCAAAGCGAGAACTCTGTCGCGATGGGGGCCGATTCTCAGGCAATCGGATCGCAGGCCGGCGCGTTCGGCACCAACGCATATGCGTTCGGCGCAGGCAGCGTGGCGCTCGGCGCGAATGCCGCCGCAAATAGCGACAACAGCGTGGCGCTAGGCCAAGACTCAGTGGCCGATCGGACAAATGCGGTGTCCGTTGGATCGAGCGCAATGCAACGCCAGATCACCAACGTCGCAGACGGCACCGCGGGCACCGACGCCGTCAACGTGCGCCAGTTGCAAGCCGCCATCACCGCAGCGACGGCCGGCGAGATGCGCTACTTCCAGGCCAACGGCGCCAACGACGGCACCGACGACGCAGCCGCGACCGGTCTTCGCGCCGTCGCGATGGGTCCCGCCGCCAGCGCCTCCGGCACGAACGCCTTTGCCGGCGGCAATGCTGCGTATGCCAGCGGCGACAACAGCGTCGCCATCGGCAATCAGGCCGAGGCAAACGGCGACGGATCGGTGGCCATCGGCGCGAAGGCAGTCGCCGGCCACGATCCGCTGTCGACAGGTGGCGAGAACATCGCAGGCGCCACCGCGATCGGCGCAAGCGCGCAAGCCCTCGCCACGAACGCGACTGCGCTGGGCAACATGGCCGCCGTTACCGCAGATAACGCCGTCGCGCTCGGCCAAGGCTCGATTGCCGATCGCGCCAATACCGTTTCGGTGGGTTCCGTCAATAGCGAGCGCCAGATCACCAACGTCGCCGCCGGCACCGCCGACACTGATGCGGTCAACGTCGCCCAGTTGAAAGAGGCCAGCGCGCAGACCGCCGCCAAGCTCGACGGCGCCGTCATGTACGACACCAACGCCGACGGCAGCGTCAACAAGAACAGCGTGACGCTCGGCGGCGATGCAGCCAGTGGTGGCACGGTCATCCACAACGTCGGCGAAGGCGTGGATTCGACCGACGCCGTCAACCTCGGCCAACTGAACGCGGCAATCAGCAGCGCTGTCCAGAACATCACCGTGAATCCGAACGTGCCGTTCTTCAGCGCCGACGGCAACACCGACACGGAAGCTGCGCAGGCATCGGGCACGCATTCGGTCGCCATGGGCGCCAACGCCAATGCCACCGGCACGAACGCAATCGCCATGGGCGCGAATTCGATCGCAAGCGGCAACAACGCTACCGCGCTCGGTGCTGCGGCAAACGCCAGCGCCGACAACTCGGTGGCATTGGGTCAAGGCTCGGTCGCGGATCGCGCGAACACCGTATCAGTCGGCGCGGCAGGTCAGGAGCGTCAGATCACCAACGTCGCAGCCGGCGTGCAAGGCACGGACGCGGTCAACGTCAATCAGTTGCAGCAGAGCATGAGCGGCGCAGTCGGCCAGGCTAACAGCTACACCGACGACAAGATCCGCTCGGCCCGTCGCGATTCGTACGGCGGCACGGCATCGGCGCTGGCGGCAGCCGGCTTGCCGCAAGCGGTCTTGCCGGGTCACGGCATGGTGGCGATTGCGGGCGGCACGTATGGCGGCCAGTCGGCAATGGCCATCGGCGTGTCGCAGCTGTCGGAAACCGGCAAGTGGGTCTACAAGGTGCAAGGCACGACCGACTCACGCGGTCAGTTCGGCGCGTCGGTCGGCGCAGGCATGCACTGGTAA
- a CDS encoding oxidative damage protection protein, whose product MTRMVQCAKLGKEAEGLDFPPLPGELGKRIYESISKEAWQAWLKQQTMLINENRLNMADPRARQYLMKQTEKFFFGEGADTAQGYVPPAAE is encoded by the coding sequence ATGACTCGTATGGTTCAATGCGCGAAGCTCGGCAAGGAAGCCGAAGGCCTCGATTTCCCGCCGCTGCCGGGTGAACTTGGCAAGCGGATCTACGAAAGCATTTCGAAGGAAGCCTGGCAGGCCTGGTTGAAGCAGCAAACCATGCTGATCAACGAAAACCGCCTGAACATGGCCGATCCGCGCGCACGTCAATATCTGATGAAGCAGACCGAAAAGTTCTTCTTCGGCGAAGGCGCGGATACGGCGCAGGGTTACGTGCCGCCGGCGGCCGAGTAA
- the proP gene encoding glycine betaine/L-proline transporter ProP → MSFVAVIGVFTLTASSNGFWRHHKEEQRLSLDDITVVDQSLLKRAVGAMALGNAMEWFDFGVYSYIAVTLGKVFFPSSSPSAQLIATFGTFAAAFLVRPVGGMVFGPLGDRIGRQRVLAMTMIMMAIGTFAIGLIPSYATIGIFAPVLLLVARLVQGFSTGGEYGGAATFIAEFSTDKRRGFMGSFLEFGTLIGYVLGAGTVAVLTATLSNDALLSWGWRVPFLIAGPLGLVGLYIRMKLEETPAFKKQAEQREAEDKALPKQSFRELLMQQWKPLLLCVGLVLIFNVTDYMALSYLPSYLSATLHFNETHGLFLVLLVMVLMMPMTLAAGRLSDTIGRKPVMLFGCVGLFALSIPALLLIRMGTVLPVFGGLMILGVLLSCFTGVMPSALPALFPTKIRYGALAIGFNISVSLFGGTTPLVTAWLVDSTGNLMMPAYYLMGASLIGIVSVFALRETARKPLLGSGPCVATRAEAQAVLRGEREAAEMDEGYAAAATARA, encoded by the coding sequence ATGAGTTTCGTCGCAGTCATTGGAGTTTTCACCTTGACCGCTTCCAGCAACGGCTTCTGGCGACACCACAAAGAAGAACAACGCCTCTCACTCGACGACATCACCGTCGTCGACCAATCTCTCCTCAAGCGGGCCGTCGGCGCCATGGCGCTCGGCAACGCGATGGAATGGTTCGATTTCGGCGTGTACAGCTACATCGCTGTCACGCTCGGCAAAGTGTTCTTCCCATCGTCGAGCCCGTCCGCGCAGTTGATCGCCACCTTCGGCACGTTTGCCGCGGCGTTCCTCGTGCGGCCGGTCGGCGGCATGGTGTTCGGGCCGCTGGGCGACCGCATCGGCCGTCAGCGGGTGCTGGCCATGACCATGATCATGATGGCAATCGGCACCTTCGCGATCGGCCTGATTCCGAGCTACGCGACAATCGGCATTTTCGCGCCGGTGTTGCTGCTGGTCGCGCGCCTGGTGCAAGGCTTCTCGACGGGGGGCGAATACGGCGGCGCCGCGACCTTCATCGCTGAATTCTCGACGGACAAGCGCCGCGGCTTCATGGGCAGCTTCCTCGAGTTCGGCACATTGATCGGCTATGTGCTCGGCGCGGGTACGGTCGCGGTCCTGACGGCGACGCTGTCGAACGACGCGCTGCTCTCGTGGGGCTGGCGTGTGCCGTTCCTGATCGCGGGCCCTTTGGGTCTGGTCGGTCTGTACATCCGGATGAAGCTCGAAGAAACGCCCGCGTTCAAGAAGCAGGCGGAGCAACGTGAAGCCGAAGACAAAGCGCTGCCGAAGCAATCTTTCCGCGAGTTGCTCATGCAGCAATGGAAGCCGCTTCTGCTGTGCGTCGGCCTCGTGCTGATCTTCAACGTCACCGATTACATGGCGCTCTCGTATCTGCCGAGCTATCTGTCGGCCACGCTGCACTTCAACGAAACGCACGGCCTCTTCCTCGTGCTGCTCGTGATGGTGCTGATGATGCCGATGACGCTGGCAGCCGGCCGCCTGTCCGACACGATCGGGCGCAAGCCGGTGATGCTGTTCGGTTGCGTGGGTCTGTTCGCGCTGTCGATTCCCGCGCTGTTGCTGATTCGCATGGGCACTGTGCTGCCGGTGTTCGGCGGCCTGATGATTCTCGGCGTGCTGCTGTCGTGCTTCACCGGCGTGATGCCGTCGGCGCTGCCGGCGCTGTTCCCGACGAAGATCCGCTACGGCGCGCTCGCGATCGGCTTCAACATCTCGGTGTCGCTGTTCGGCGGGACGACGCCGCTCGTCACGGCATGGCTGGTCGACAGCACCGGCAATCTGATGATGCCCGCGTACTACCTGATGGGCGCGTCGTTGATCGGTATCGTGTCGGTGTTCGCACTGCGTGAAACGGCCCGCAAGCCGCTGCTCGGCTCGGGTCCGTGCGTGGCGACGCGCGCGGAAGCGCAAGCGGTGCTGCGCGGCGAGCGCGAAGCGGCGGAGATGGATGAAGGCTACGCCGCCGCGGCTACGGCGCGTGCCTGA